From Arachis stenosperma cultivar V10309 chromosome 2, arast.V10309.gnm1.PFL2, whole genome shotgun sequence, one genomic window encodes:
- the LOC130960882 gene encoding protein TRANSPORT INHIBITOR RESPONSE 1-like: MKKAAYSFPEEVLEHVFSFIVSDKDRSSISLVCKSWYEIERWCRRKVFVGNCYAVSPPILIKRFPELRSVTLKGKPHFADFNLVPEGWGGFACPWIRAMAGAYPWLEEIRLKRMVVSDESLEIIAKSFRNFKVLVLSSCEGFTTEGLAAIAANCRNLRELDLRESEVEDLSGRWLSDFPDSYTSLESLNISCLGNEVNLLALERLVSRCPNLKTLRLNRAVPLDRLPNLLRGAPQLAELGTGAYTSEMRPDVFSNLAEAFAGCKQLKTLSGFWDVLPSYLPAVNPICSQLISLNLSYATVQSPDLIKLVSLCEKLQKLWVLDYIEDDGLEVLAASCKDLRELRVFPSDPFGLEPNVALTEQGLVSVSEGCPKLQSVLYFCRQMSNAALNTIARNRPNLTRFRLCIIEPRSPDYLTLQPLDDGFGAIVEHCKDLRRLSLSGLLTDRVFEYIGTYGKKLEMLSVAFAGDSDLGLHHVLSGCDNLRKLEIRDCPFGDKALLANAAKLETMRSLWMSSCSVSFGACKVLGQKMPRLNVEVMDESGPPDSRPESSPVEKLYVYRTVAGPRLDMPGFVWTMDDDSALRIS; the protein is encoded by the exons ATGAAGAAAGCTGCGTACTCGTTTCCAGAAGAGGTGCTGGAGCACGTGTTCTCCTTCATCGTCTCCGATAAGGACAGAAGCTCGATCTCGCTGGTGTGCAAGTCATGGTACGAGATCGAACGGTGGTGCCGGAGGAAGGTCTTCGTCGGAAACTGCTATGCCGTTAGCCCTCCGATCTTGATTAAGAGGTTCCCGGAGCTGAGATCCGTTACGCTGAAGGGGAAACCGCACTTTGCGGACTTCAATCTTGTTCCAGAAGGTTGGGGAGGGTTTGCTTGCCCTTGGATCAGAGCCATGGCGGGTGCGTATCCTTGGCTTGAAGAGATCAGGCTCAAGAGGATGGTTGTTAGCGACGAGAGCCTCGAGATTATCGCCAAATCGTTTAGGAACTTCAAGGTTCTTGTTCTAAGCTCATGTGAGGGCTTCACCACTGAAGGGCTCGCCGCCATTGCTGCCAATTGCAG GAATTTGCGGGAGTTGGACTTGCGGGAGAGCGAagtggaggaccttagtgggcGTTGGCTAAGTGATTTTCCTGATTCATACACGTCCTTAGAATCCCTAAACATCTCCTGCTTAGGTAATGAGGTCAATCTGTTGGCACTAGAGCGCCTAGTTAGTCGGTGTCCCAACTTGAAGACCCTCCGGCTCAATCGGGCTGTGCCCCTTGATCGGCTACCCAACCTTCTCCGTGGGGCTCCTCAGCTGGCTGAGTTAGGTACTGGAGCTTACACCTCTGAGATGAGGCCAGACGTCTTCTCGAACTTGGCAGAGGCATTTGCAGGATGCAAGCAGCTGAAGACATTGTCTGGCTTCTGGGATGTGCTCCCGTCTTATCTTCCAGCTGTTAACCCTATCTGCTCCCAGCTAATATCACTAAACTTGAGTTATGCTACAGTTCAGAGCCCCGATCTTATTAAGCTTGTCTCTCTGTGCGAGAAATTGCAGAAGTTATGG GTTCTGGATTACATTGAGGATGATGGCCTTGAAGTTCTTGCTGCATCATGTAAGGACTTGAGGGAGTTGAGGGTGTTTCCGTCTGACCCGTTTGGATTGGAACCAAATGTAGCATTGACGGAGCAGGGTCTTGTTTCCGTCTCCGAGGGTTGTCCCAAGCTTCAGTCGGTTCTTTATTTTTGTCGTCAAATGTCAAATGCTGCCTTAAACACAATTGCCAGGAACCGGCCTAATTTGACTCGTTTTCGGCTATGTATAATTGAGCCACGATCCCCTGACTACCTCACCCTCCAACCTCTGGATGATGGTTTTGGAGCTATTGTTGAACACTGCAAGGATCTTCGTCGCCTTTCCCTTTCAGGGCTTCTTACTGATCGTGTTTTTGAGTACATTGGGACATATGGAAAGAAGCTTGAGATGCTTTCTGTAGCTTTTGCTGGAGATAGTGATTTGGGACTCCACCATGTTCTCTCTGGGTGCGACAACCTCAGGAAGCTGGAGATTAGGGACTGCCCGTTTGGTGACAAAGCTCTCTTGGCCAATGCTGCAAAGCTGGAGACAATGCGATCCCTTTGGATGTCCTCTTGCTCGGTGAGCTTTGGAGCATGTAAAGTTCTGGGTCAGAAAATGCCGAGACTCAACGTTGAAGTCATGGATGAAAGTGGACCTCCGGACTCGAGGCCAGAGAGCAGTCCGGTGGAGAAGCTTTATGTCTACAGAACAGTTGCCGGGCCAAGATTGGACATGCCAGGATTCGTATGGACAATGGATGACGATTCCGCATTAAGGATCTCATGA
- the LOC130963531 gene encoding F-box protein At5g07610-like: MQDDVLGNVNLLTEILLRLPVKDALRCKCVCKKWMSLISNPQFCYWHTLGLCRKHKHNNNPNPNPYLYPSGMLFQRTLDCLRDKKACVIPFNNCSSRFMQLNAHVKFEGTLHYLLLRSCNGLTLWDSIPMPWSNKLVKRCSFYINNPSTGCCVRIDKFGYEYRFSRPYLAFEPWKSPHYKVIFLECTKTTPKMSVYSSHTGSWSKLDVHLSFPNKNFDPCHDDGGVYCNGAIHWYDHSAYLDIDRLCFKNLPVLPIPRTGLLQVKHFGESGGNLYLIIEESRYSGRYDFWELKEDYSEWILKYHVDRTYADPLCVICQPPNEDEQEESICAILLIGYKKLVSYNLKDHSCKIFYEEEDSSFVDVKVYPYFETLASI, encoded by the coding sequence ATGCAAGATGATGTGCTTGGAAACGTGAATCTGCTAACAGAAATCCTTCTCCGGTTGCCCGTTAAAGATGCGCTCCGATGCAAGTGTGTGTGCAAGAAGTGGATGTCTCTGATCTCGAATCCCCAATTTTGTTATTGGCACACTCTTGGATTATGCCGCAAACACAAACACAATaacaaccctaaccctaatcctTACCTTTACCCATCTGGAATGTTGTTCCAAAGAACACTTGATTGCTTGAGGGATAAGAAAGCTTGCGTGATCCCATTCAACAACTGCAGCAGCAGGTTCATGCAGCTCAATGCTCATGTTAAGTTCGAAGGAACACTCCACTATCTTCTTCTTCGATCATGCAATGGTCTAACACTCTGGGATAGTATCCCAATGCCATGGTCTAACAAACTTGTTAAGAGATGCAGTTTTTACATAAACAACCCATCAACTGGCTGTTGCGTTCGCATAGACAAATTTGGCTATGAATATCGATTTTCGAGGCCATATCTTGCCTTCGAACCTTGGAAATCTCCTCACTATAAAGTTATCTTTTTGGAATGCACAAAGACCACGCCCAAGATGAGTGTTTATTCGTCACATACAGGTTCATGGAGTAAACTTGATGTTCATCTTTCTTTtccaaataaaaattttgatccCTGCCATGATGATGGTGGTGTTTATTGCAATGGCGCTATACATTGGTACGATCATTCAGCGTATCTCGATATTGATCGGCTTTGCTTTAAGAATTTACCAGTATTACCAATACCACGAACAGGGTTATTACAAGTTAAGCATTTCGGAGAAAGTGGAGGGAATCTGTACTTAATTATAGAGGAATCTCGTTACAGtggaagatatgatttttgggAGTTAAAAGAAGATTACAGTGAATGGATTCTAAAATATCATGTAGATCGAACTTACGCTGATCCGTTATGTGTTATTTGCCAACCACCAAATGAAGATGAACAAGAGGAATCAATATGTGCAATTCTGTTAATTGGTTACAAAAAACTAGTGTCTTATAATTTAAAGGATCATAGCTGCAAAATTTTCTacgaagaagaagatagctcttTTGTAGATGTTAAAGTTTACCCATACTTTGAGACTCTGGCAAGTAtttga